The Streptomyces pratensis genomic interval GCCGGCCGCCGCCTGCCCCGCCAGCGCCGCGAACGCGGCACCGATCGCCTTGCTGACGGCCACCAGATCGTGCAGCCAGGTCCCGACCGAGGCGTCCACCGCGTCGTAGAACGCGGACCCCTGCTTCACCGGATCCGCGGCCAGCTCCGCCGAGCTCACCGGTTCGAGGAGTGCCGCCAGATACGACTGGGCGACGAACAGGGCGCCGGCGAGCACCAGACAGAACAGCACCGCCCGCGCCACCTTCGCCGATCCCCCCGTCACCTCCTCCGCGAACGACGCGATCGCGTCGAAGCCCAGATAGGACAGCACGGCGACGGACACCGCCCCCATCACCGCGGTCATCGAGAACCCGGAGTCCCCGGTGAGCGGAGTCAGCCAGCCACGCTGTGCCCCGTCCCGGGCCAGCACCACCACCGCCGACACCACGAACACCAGCAGCACCACGATCTCCATGGCGAGCACCGCGAAGCCCACCCGGGCCGCCGCACGTACGCCCCAGAGGTTGAGCAAGGTCGTCACGACGACCGCGATCGCCGTCCACACCCATCGGGACACCTCGGGGACCAGCGCGTTCATCGCGATCCCGGAGAAGAGATAGGCGACCGCGGGGATGAGCAGGTAGTCGAGCATCGCCATCCAGCCGGCGATGAACCCGGGCCCTTCCCCCAGCCCCTTCCGGGCGTAGGCGAAGACCGATCCGGCGAGCGGCGCGACATGGACCATCTGGGCGTAACTGAACGCGGTGAAGGCCATCACCACGGTCGCCACGAGATACACCAGCGCCACCGCGCCGTCGGACTTGGCGTCC includes:
- a CDS encoding APC family permease is translated as MAGSGSSTAEGKLRRTLGFRDLVVYGLLFIAPMAPVGVFGTLDAKSDGAVALVYLVATVVMAFTAFSYAQMVHVAPLAGSVFAYARKGLGEGPGFIAGWMAMLDYLLIPAVAYLFSGIAMNALVPEVSRWVWTAIAVVVTTLLNLWGVRAAARVGFAVLAMEIVVLLVFVVSAVVVLARDGAQRGWLTPLTGDSGFSMTAVMGAVSVAVLSYLGFDAIASFAEEVTGGSAKVARAVLFCLVLAGALFVAQSYLAALLEPVSSAELAADPVKQGSAFYDAVDASVGTWLHDLVAVSKAIGAAFAALAGQAAAGRLVFAMARERRLPSFLSQVDTRSGVPRVAIMGAAVVTLVAAVWAARRDDGLDHLVSVVDVGALTAFVLLHASVVGWFAVRRMEGPPSWWRHVLMPVVGAAVLVAVILEATTSAQLVGLCWLGIGLVVLAVQWGRRAA